A genomic stretch from Pochonia chlamydosporia 170 chromosome 4, whole genome shotgun sequence includes:
- a CDS encoding nuclear envelope pore membrane protein (similar to Coccidioides immitis RS XP_001248338.1): MSGTPRLRSGFPATPATVARRQNLQQTPSTVGTVSSNGTTFSNSASASAKSPTLPLAPENVTGRRVTSEPLIPLTFLDAPQQRLYALAVYVLLWAWKLYDWLQVIEDGDSSWWLFIKWIFIDFAFLFGLPELRIPWLELSQFLVTTLFTGHVVLNYMLMFNIPLPWQTWLLGFAKVLYDREISISEHNVKLSSILNNHSLIMGRQIINILPEGSAVLNPDMLPYCLNRKDKTGASLPISFNATVPAEIELIRVDLETNKEETIKIPTREVNKVARAIRDQGIDPNNGAFTWLHVVKKTGVYRLGRVLDEYKLEVQRVTKETYVVPCPRANIRASESSQRCIRDLSDLSLEVVGTPPLKIKYSRSINGINHDFRFQSLQPDGFASPLIAGANGGAVANNDDFSWARPAKVTVGLNESLTNPGEWEYSVDEVHDAFGNEVKYAKPGEDVDVTNPKGLTQKFTVRERPKIRMDGCDLRHPIKVAKGSAKSLPISFSLSGSIKDTSHEITWEFSPIDTLTNSGDHGDKSSIFSHSAKYSGDKPFVSESGLYTLRSVTSGSCHGEVDEPSSCLLLNPLEPHLSIRSEDIPDKCAGNSIGLRVDLDLVGTPPFDIRYDIISDGPPEGKTLRVPGLRAQLELIPKEAGRHKYVFMSISDAVYTGLPLSGQDITLEQVVKPAASAKIIHPRDTINACLDSEVEIDVALNGDPPFNLEWETVHDGKRKTERVTNLEDNKFKIKTQVLAKGGEYILALSSVQDKRGCKTFLQDQIKIAVRRQRPRGGFGLVEQKNSIMAVEDTPLRLPLRLQGESPWTIRYRNMNESGSEITKTATAPNDNLLVKSRGVYEILEVKDSQCQGTVDKSASTFQVDWFPRPQISLVQTESITNGKDAFVKQDVCEGDIDGFEVNLQGSPPYHVSYKLEHRVAKGSHSERSREFDAALSKASISMDTSKAGDYSYKFIGLADNLYNDKKLQPLVVKQRVNAKPTAVFSKPGQAFKYCMEEQEHEDKIPIALTGVPPFYVEVEIKHQSGSVPDTYRIPSINSHSYSMPIPREHLRLGAQQLRIRRVRDAKGCQQKYDVNGPSIQIQLFDAPSIYPLESRDDFCVGERIAYTLSGTPPFDIAYDFNGRWNAKSQSTNFRRVAEKPGDFIITSISDKASECRAAVNLHKRIHPLPSVQISRGKQSRVDIHEGNEVDILFEFWGTPPFEFTYTRSSNAKKGHRSVVLERRHDTSYEHSKVIKASQEGTYEVVAIKDKYCSFSTEQATEKKDGR, encoded by the exons ATGAGCGGGACTCCTCGCTTGCGGTCTGGGTTCCCAGCAACTCCAGCTACCGTTGCTCGACGACAGAACCTCCAACAAACACCCTCGACAGTCGGCACCGTTTCGTCAAATGGCACCACCTTCTCCAATTCAGCCTCCGCCTCTGCCAAGTCACCTACTCTTCCTCTCGCCCCCGAAAATGTTACCGGCCGTCGCGTCACGAGCGAGCCTCTTATCCCCTTGACCTTCCTCGATGCTCCTCAACAGCGTTTATACGCACTGGCCGTTTATGTGCTGCTATGGGCCTGGAAACTCTACGATTGGCTTCAAgtcattgaagatggcgattCGTCCTGGTGGTTATTTATCAAGTGGATTTTCATTGATTTTGCTTTCCTCTTTGGCTTGCCCGAACTCAGAATCCCATGGCTGGAGCTTTCCCAGTTCCTCGTCACTACCCTTTTCACTGGGCATGTCGTCCTCAACTACATGTTGATGTTCAATATTCCT CTACCCTGGCAGACATGGCTTCTCGGCTTCGCCAAGGTCTTGTATGACCGCGAAATTTCCATTTCCGAGCACAACGTGAAGCTTTCGAGCATCCTGAACAATCACTCGCTCATCATGGGCAGGCAAATTATCAACATTCTTCCTGAAGGCTCAGCCGTGCTCAACCCTGACATGTTGCCCTACTGCTTGAACCGCAAGGACAAGACTGGCGCCTCGCTGCCAATCTCCTTCAATGCCACCGTGCCCGCCGAAATTGAGTTGATTCGTGTCGACCTCGAAACAAACAAGGAGGAAACCATCAAGATCCCCACACGCGAAGTCAACAAGGTTGCCAGAGCCATCCGCGACCAAGGCATCGATCCCAACAATGGTGCATTCACctggctccatgtcgtcaagaAGACTGGTGTCTATCGTCTGGGCAGAGTCTTGGATGAGTACAAGCTCGAGGTGCAGCGCGTCACCAAGGAAACTTACGTGGTCCCTTGTCCGCGGGCCAATATTCGTGCTTCTGAATCGTCCCAGCGATGCATTCGCGATTTGTCTGATCTGTCGCTTGAAGTGGTTGGCACTCCGCCACTCAAAATCAAGTACAGCCGTTCTATCAATGGCATAAATCACGATTTTCGATTTCAAAGCCTACAGCCCGACGGCTTTGCCTCGCCACTCATTGCAGGCGCAAATGGCGGTGCCGTTGCTAACAATGACGACTTCTCCTGGGCACGTCCTGCCAAGGTCACGGTCGGTCTCAACGAATCTCTCACCAATCCTGGAGAATGGGAGTATTCTGTTGATGAAGTTCACGACGCATTCGGAAACGAAGTCAAGTACGCCAAGCCAGGCGAAGACGTAGATGTCACCAATCCCAAGGGCCTTACTCAAAAGTTCACGGTGAGAGAACGGCCAAAGATTCGCATGGATGGCTGTGACCTCAGACATCCGATAAAAGTGGCCAAGGGCAGTGCCAAGTCCCTGCCCATTTCTTTTAGTCTCTCTGGTTCTATCAAGGATACATCACATGAAATTACATGGGAATTCTCGCCTATTGACACCTTAACTAACAGCGGGGATCATGGCGACAAGTCATCGATATTCAGTCATTCAGCAAAATATTCTGGAGACAAACCTTTCGTATCTGAATCTGGGCTATACACTCTCAGATCGGTGACGAGTGGCTCTTGTCATGGCGAAGTGGACGAACCGTCATCTTGTTTGTTGCTGAATCCATTGGAACCTCATCTGTCTATTCGTTCCGAAGACATACCCGACAAGTGCGCAGGCAACTCAATCGGTCTTCgagttgaccttgaccttgtggGCACTCCACCATTCGATATCCGATACGACATCATTTCTGATGGTCCACCTGAGGGCAAAACCTTGCGTGTGCCTGGCTTGCGTGCACAACTCGAGCTCATCCCTAAGGAGGCTGGCCGTCATAAGTACGTTTTCATGTCCATCAGCGACGCCGTGTATACTGGTTTGCCCCTGTCTGGCCAAGACATCACTCTCGAGCAGGTCGTAAAACCAGCTGCCTCGGCCAAGATCATCCACCCGCGCGACACGATAAACGCCTGTCTTGATTCAGAAGTCGAGATAGATGTTGCCCTCAACGGCGATCCTCCCTTTAACCTCGAATGGGAAACTGTACATGATGGCAAACGCAAAACAGAACGCGTAACCAACCTCGAAgacaacaagttcaagaTCAAGACACAAGTCCTTGCAAAAGGAGGAGAGTATATTCTTGCTCTCAGCAGCGTGCAAGACAAGCGTGGTTGCAAAACCTTCCTACAGGATCAGATCAAGATTGCAGTCCGGCGACAGCGACCGCGAGGTGGCTTCGGGTTGGTAGAGCAGAAGaactccatcatggctgtgGAAGACACTCCCTTGCGTCTCCCCTTGCGGCTACAAGGTGAATCTCCTTGGACCATCCGGTATCGGAATATGAATGAATCTGGGAGCGAAATTACTAAAACTGCCACCGCACCGAACGATAATCTCCTCGTCAAGTCCCGAGGAGTGTATGAAATTCTAGAGGTAAAGGACAGTCAGTGTCAAGGCACCGTCGACAAGTCTGCCTCTACATTCCAGGTGGACTGGTTCCCTAGACCCCAAATTTCGCTCGTTCAAACTGAGAGCATAACAAACGGTAAGGACGCATTCGTCAAGCAAGACGTCTGCGAGGGCGATATCGACGGATTTGAAGTCAACCTTCAAG GTTCACCACCATACCACGTGTCGTACAAGTTGGAACACAGAGTTGCAAAGGGCTCCCACTCGGAACGAAGCAGGGAATTTGATGCTGCACTTTCCAAGGCATCCATATCAATGGATACCAGCAAAGCTGGCGACTACTCTTACAAGTTTATTGGTCTTGCCGACAACCTGTATAACGACAAGAAACTACAGCCGCTAGTGGTAAAGCAACGCGTCAACGCCAAGCCAACGGCGGTCTTCTCTAAACCTGGCCAGGCATTCAAGTATTGTATGGAGGAACAGGAACACGAAGATAAGATCCCCATCGCTTTGACTGGTGTCCCGCCATTCTACGTCGAAGTGGAGATCAAACATCAGTCTGGATCGGTGCCAGATACCTACCGTATTCCATCCATTAACTCCCACTCCTACTCCATGCCTATACCGAGAGAGCATTTGCGCCTCGGTGCACAGCAACTTCGCATACGACGTGTTCGAGACGCTAAAGGATGCCAGCAAAAGTACGACGTTAATGGACCGTCAATCCAGATCCAGCTTTTTGATGCTCCTTCAATTTATCCGCTGGAATCTCGTGACGACTTTTGCGTTGGCGAACGAATTGCATATACACTGTCGGGAACGCCGCCGTTTGACATAGCCTATGACTTCAACGGGCGCTGGAATGCCAAATCACAGTCGACAAATTTCCGCCGTGTGGCCGAGAAGCCCggcgacttcatcatcaccagtaTTTCGGACAAGGCCAGTGAGTGCCGTGCAGCTGTCAACCTGCACAAGAGGATTCACCCTCTGCCGAGCGTCCAAATTAGCCGTGGAAAGCAATCTCGCGTTGATATCCATGAAGGTAACGAGGTTGACATCTTGTTCGAATTCTGGGGCACGCCTCCGTTTGAATTCACGTACACGCGAAGTAGCAACGCCAAAAAGGGACACAGAAGTGTTGTCTTGGAAAGGAGACACGATACCTCTTATGAGCATAGCAAGGTGATCAAAgccagccaagaaggcaCGTACGAAGTCGTCGCAATTAAGGACAAGTACTGTTCCTT